In a genomic window of Akkermansia massiliensis:
- a CDS encoding pyrimidine dimer DNA glycosylase/endonuclease V — protein sequence MRLWSLHPSYLDAIGLIALWREGLLARKVLLGQTKGYTRHPQLIRFRETGNPLQTMDLYLKAVHEESIRRGYSFDLSKISPCACQPSSRLLLPDKQLEYEFHHLLNKLRKRSPQQYSLLQQTTSILPHPLFQVVPGDICTWEKYT from the coding sequence ATGAGACTTTGGTCACTCCACCCTTCCTATCTGGATGCCATCGGCCTGATTGCCCTGTGGAGGGAAGGCTTGCTCGCCCGGAAAGTCCTGCTGGGACAAACAAAAGGCTACACCCGCCATCCCCAGCTCATCCGTTTCCGGGAAACGGGAAATCCCCTACAAACCATGGACCTCTACCTGAAAGCCGTCCATGAAGAATCCATTCGCAGAGGCTACAGCTTTGATTTAAGCAAAATTTCTCCTTGTGCGTGCCAGCCCTCTTCCCGCCTCCTTCTCCCGGATAAACAGCTCGAATACGAATTCCATCATCTACTGAACAAACTCCGGAAAAGGTCCCCTCAGCAATATTCCCTGCTACAACAAACCACATCCATTCTCCCCCATCCCCTTTTTCAAGTGGTTCCGGGCGATATTTGTACTTGGGAAAAGTACACTTAA
- a CDS encoding GDSL-type esterase/lipase family protein, translating to MKPEYVFIGDSITDNYRKDNLPCQDFLPIWKKYYAPYNAFNAGFNGNTTDDVLARIGGKGILDHVSPKVVQIMIGTNDTGRGNTEEETFNGICRVVNKVHSKLPHASILLVGILPSDIYNWHVAAAAYPDKKFKRDMAVNDRLARLYAKNPFVTFLDIRDVFLDGNGKVREELFCDPSVVVINGKKAGPLHPNTEGQRLMAEAIQPTLARLMKKHSKQESRSIFPFSLPE from the coding sequence ATCAAGCCGGAATACGTCTTCATCGGAGACTCCATCACGGACAACTACCGTAAGGACAACCTTCCCTGCCAGGACTTTCTGCCCATCTGGAAAAAATACTATGCTCCCTACAATGCCTTCAATGCAGGCTTCAACGGCAATACGACGGATGACGTCCTGGCAAGAATCGGGGGCAAGGGAATCCTGGACCATGTCTCCCCCAAAGTGGTCCAGATCATGATCGGCACCAATGACACGGGACGCGGCAATACGGAGGAAGAAACTTTCAACGGCATCTGCCGCGTGGTGAACAAAGTCCATTCCAAACTCCCCCATGCCTCCATTCTCCTGGTCGGCATTCTGCCCAGCGACATTTACAACTGGCACGTAGCCGCGGCAGCCTACCCGGATAAAAAATTCAAAAGGGATATGGCCGTCAATGACAGGCTGGCACGCCTCTATGCCAAAAATCCGTTTGTTACATTTCTGGACATTCGCGACGTCTTTCTGGATGGAAACGGCAAGGTGCGGGAGGAATTATTCTGTGACCCGTCAGTCGTCGTCATCAACGGGAAAAAAGCCGGCCCCCTGCACCCCAACACGGAAGGGCAGCGCCTCATGGCGGAAGCCATTCAGCCAACCCTGGCACGGCTGATGAAAAAGCATTCCAAACAGGAATCACGGAGCATTTTCCCGTTCTCCCTTCCGGAATGA
- a CDS encoding cytidylate kinase family protein has protein sequence MADHHVRRSIGEHILRCFVLIVALFIMSLGIALSAKANLGVSPISCTPYVLSLALPLTMGTVTILMHLSFVAVQAALLKRQFRPAHLLQIPVVFIFGALTDFSMWLMAPLEPSGYLWSVILCLFSCAVIGFGVFLQVKADAVLLAAEGMSLAFVKLFKWEFGAVKTSVDCTLVCIGLACSFMFLPGLTGIREGTMVAAVLVGMIVRFFNRHVFWPDRLLERLARPGAAGEVLPLAQTAAYAPDAPLVISIDREYGSGGHAIGKMIAERLGLQFYDSELVYLTASQSGLTPDYIRKHEQQLSSRFLHELYAQNYAYTAEELPPEDATFLAQSKVIRDITARQACVIVGRCANFILKGRPNLFSVFLHADRATRMQRVTENYGVKPGGAAKAMDLMDSRRRTHCLHYTGQELGNARLYDLCVNTSDYGLERTVELILEAINTRTEQSPASETAPVREPALPEPEAEDIQGEISLA, from the coding sequence ATGGCAGATCATCACGTCCGGAGAAGCATTGGAGAACACATCCTGCGCTGCTTCGTCCTGATCGTGGCGCTCTTCATCATGTCCCTGGGCATCGCCCTGTCCGCCAAGGCTAACCTGGGCGTCTCCCCCATCTCCTGCACGCCGTATGTGCTCAGCCTGGCGCTCCCGCTGACGATGGGAACCGTCACCATCCTGATGCATCTGAGCTTTGTCGCCGTGCAGGCGGCCCTGCTGAAAAGGCAATTCCGTCCGGCGCATCTGCTCCAGATTCCCGTCGTCTTTATCTTCGGCGCCTTGACGGACTTCTCCATGTGGCTGATGGCTCCCCTGGAACCGTCCGGATACCTCTGGTCCGTAATCCTCTGCCTGTTCAGCTGCGCCGTCATTGGATTCGGCGTCTTTCTGCAAGTCAAGGCGGATGCCGTTCTGCTAGCGGCGGAAGGCATGAGCCTGGCCTTCGTCAAACTCTTCAAATGGGAATTCGGAGCCGTTAAAACCAGTGTGGACTGCACGCTCGTCTGCATCGGCCTAGCCTGCTCCTTCATGTTCCTGCCCGGATTGACGGGCATACGGGAAGGAACCATGGTGGCCGCCGTTCTGGTGGGCATGATCGTCCGTTTTTTCAACAGGCACGTCTTCTGGCCGGACAGGCTGCTGGAACGGCTGGCACGCCCCGGAGCCGCAGGAGAAGTCCTTCCGCTGGCGCAAACAGCCGCTTACGCGCCGGACGCCCCCCTGGTCATCTCCATTGACCGGGAATACGGCTCCGGCGGCCATGCCATCGGCAAAATGATTGCGGAGCGGCTGGGCCTTCAATTCTACGACTCGGAACTGGTCTACCTGACCGCCTCCCAAAGCGGCCTTACTCCGGACTACATCCGCAAGCACGAACAGCAGCTTTCCAGCCGCTTCCTGCATGAACTCTATGCGCAGAACTACGCTTACACGGCGGAGGAACTGCCACCGGAAGACGCCACCTTCCTGGCCCAGAGCAAAGTTATCCGGGACATCACGGCCCGGCAGGCCTGCGTCATTGTGGGGCGCTGCGCCAATTTCATCCTGAAAGGGAGGCCCAACCTGTTCAGCGTATTCCTTCATGCGGACCGGGCCACGCGCATGCAGCGCGTCACTGAAAACTACGGGGTGAAGCCTGGCGGAGCAGCCAAAGCCATGGACCTCATGGATTCCCGCCGCCGTACCCACTGCCTGCACTATACCGGGCAGGAGCTGGGCAACGCCCGCCTCTACGACTTGTGCGTCAACACGTCCGACTACGGCCTGGAACGCACGGTGGAACTGATTCTGGAAGCCATCAACACCAGAACGGAGCAATCCCCCGCCTCGGAAACGGCCCCCGTCCGGGAACCCGCGCTCCCGGAACCGGAGGCCGAGGACATCCAGGGAGAAATCTCCCTGGCCTGA
- a CDS encoding aminoacyl-tRNA deacylase: MSKKKEKEAKTNAMRLLDMLHVPYRHYSYGCREFVDAWHTAQALGLPAEKMYKTLVTEGAPRQYYVFVIPIGAELSLKKAARAVGAKALSMLPVKDITTVTGYVRGGCTALGMKRKYPAVIDSSAEALPEMVVSGGRLGCQIELSPVDLCRAAEGSFADVAEIPSSL; encoded by the coding sequence ATGTCCAAAAAGAAGGAGAAGGAGGCGAAGACGAACGCCATGCGCCTGCTGGATATGCTGCATGTCCCTTACAGGCATTATTCCTATGGGTGCCGCGAGTTTGTGGACGCGTGGCATACGGCGCAGGCTCTGGGGCTGCCGGCGGAAAAGATGTACAAGACGCTGGTGACGGAGGGCGCGCCGCGGCAGTATTACGTGTTCGTGATTCCCATCGGCGCGGAGCTTTCCTTGAAGAAGGCGGCGCGTGCCGTGGGAGCCAAGGCTCTTTCCATGCTTCCTGTGAAGGATATTACCACCGTAACGGGGTACGTGCGCGGAGGCTGCACCGCTCTGGGAATGAAGAGGAAGTATCCCGCCGTGATTGATTCCAGCGCGGAGGCTCTGCCGGAGATGGTGGTGAGCGGCGGACGCCTGGGATGCCAGATTGAATTGAGCCCTGTGGATTTATGCCGTGCGGCGGAGGGCTCTTTTGCTGATGTGGCGGAGATTCCCTCCTCGTTGTGA
- a CDS encoding glutamine amidotransferase — protein sequence MSSRSHSRTCLALCHVAFEDLGTLEPLFRSRGFQIRYVQAGAPYPSVQEWLGADCCVVLGGPVGVGDVERYPYLKTELDLVRMRLERQLPLLGVCLGAQMMAHALGARVYPGTAREIGWGRISLTEAGRLSPLRHLEGTPVLHWHGDTFDVPSGARLLASTEITPHQAFCAGKHALALQFHVEADVSRMEEWLTGHACELMAAGTDICGLRAASVRNGTLLAGRAALCMNEWMEAAGL from the coding sequence ATGAGTAGCCGTTCCCACTCCCGTACCTGCCTGGCCCTTTGCCATGTGGCTTTTGAAGATCTTGGCACGCTGGAGCCCCTTTTCAGGAGCAGGGGTTTTCAAATCCGGTACGTCCAGGCAGGCGCTCCGTATCCTTCCGTTCAGGAGTGGCTGGGGGCTGATTGTTGCGTAGTGCTGGGCGGTCCCGTGGGGGTGGGGGATGTGGAACGGTATCCCTATCTGAAGACGGAGCTGGATTTGGTCCGCATGCGTCTGGAGCGTCAACTGCCTTTGCTGGGCGTCTGCCTTGGCGCTCAAATGATGGCCCATGCCCTCGGCGCCCGGGTTTATCCCGGTACGGCCAGGGAAATAGGGTGGGGGCGCATATCCCTGACGGAGGCCGGGCGCCTGTCTCCTCTCCGCCATTTGGAGGGAACACCCGTTCTGCATTGGCATGGGGATACGTTTGACGTGCCTTCCGGAGCGCGTCTGCTGGCGTCTACGGAGATTACCCCGCATCAGGCCTTTTGCGCAGGGAAGCATGCGCTGGCTCTCCAGTTTCATGTGGAGGCGGACGTTTCCCGGATGGAGGAGTGGCTGACCGGGCATGCCTGTGAATTGATGGCCGCCGGGACGGATATTTGCGGGCTCCGGGCGGCTTCCGTACGTAACGGAACCCTGCTGGCCGGGCGCGCCGCGCTTTGCATGAATGAATGGATGGAGGCTGCCGGCTTATGA
- a CDS encoding pyridoxamine 5'-phosphate oxidase family protein has product MRRKDREVIRHADLLDMVARFKVCRLGLWDGREVYVVPLNFGYEERDGSLNLFFHCAREGRKLDILQTRPEVSFEMDGDHVLMEGDTPCRYSYAYGCVMGRGVVEFLREDEEKIHALSRIMLHQTGREAAFTPGMVCAVYVLRLRVESISGKLHACPEPPPAC; this is encoded by the coding sequence ATGAGAAGAAAAGACAGGGAAGTAATCCGTCACGCGGATTTGCTGGATATGGTCGCCCGGTTCAAGGTGTGCCGCCTGGGATTGTGGGACGGCAGGGAGGTGTACGTAGTGCCCCTCAATTTCGGTTATGAAGAACGGGATGGTTCCCTGAATCTGTTTTTCCACTGCGCCCGGGAAGGGAGGAAGCTGGATATCCTGCAAACCCGCCCGGAGGTCTCTTTTGAGATGGACGGGGACCATGTGCTGATGGAGGGGGATACCCCGTGCCGGTACAGTTATGCCTACGGCTGCGTCATGGGCCGGGGCGTCGTCGAGTTCCTGCGGGAAGATGAGGAAAAAATCCATGCCTTGAGCCGCATCATGCTGCACCAGACGGGGCGAGAGGCGGCTTTTACCCCCGGCATGGTCTGTGCCGTATATGTTCTGCGTCTCAGGGTGGAATCCATCAGCGGCAAGCTTCATGCGTGTCCGGAACCTCCTCCTGCCTGTTGA
- a CDS encoding TIGR02206 family membrane protein, with protein sequence MSGEIAPLFIRWSLPHWAALGVVALAAGGLLWGCRRLRMEKRVLIGKALGAVFLLTFLIETFGRIVREHWEPWQDRLPLHFCSLMTLVCFIALWFRKPWACAVAYFGVLTASVQGLITPMLYDGFPSAAFFAFFVGHGLLLISALYLPVVLGWRARPWDDVKTLGLCDAYLLLIIPVNVWLGTNYGFTRYAPAGTVLEYFGPAPWYLLTLQLPALAILRLLYLTVRIREK encoded by the coding sequence ATGTCTGGAGAAATCGCACCCCTGTTTATCCGCTGGAGCCTGCCGCACTGGGCGGCCTTGGGCGTCGTGGCTCTGGCCGCGGGGGGGCTCCTGTGGGGCTGCCGGAGGCTCAGGATGGAAAAACGCGTGCTGATCGGGAAGGCGCTGGGCGCCGTCTTCCTGCTGACTTTCCTGATTGAAACGTTCGGGCGCATTGTTAGGGAACACTGGGAGCCCTGGCAGGACAGGCTTCCGCTGCACTTTTGCAGCCTGATGACGCTGGTGTGCTTTATCGCCCTGTGGTTTCGCAAGCCCTGGGCGTGCGCCGTGGCGTATTTCGGCGTGCTGACGGCGAGCGTCCAGGGGCTGATTACCCCCATGCTTTACGACGGCTTTCCCTCCGCCGCGTTCTTCGCCTTCTTTGTGGGGCACGGGCTTTTATTGATTTCCGCCCTTTATCTTCCCGTCGTCTTGGGATGGCGCGCGCGTCCGTGGGATGACGTGAAAACGCTGGGCTTGTGCGACGCCTACCTGCTTCTGATTATTCCGGTGAACGTGTGGCTCGGAACGAATTACGGTTTTACCCGGTATGCTCCGGCCGGGACCGTGCTGGAATATTTCGGCCCCGCTCCGTGGTATCTGCTGACGCTTCAGCTTCCGGCCCTGGCCATTCTGCGGCTGCTGTACCTGACTGTCCGCATCAGGGAAAAGTAG
- a CDS encoding NADH:flavin oxidoreductase, whose protein sequence is MNAQDELKIRDMEILFQPFHSRKLDTPTRIVLPAMTRGFSPSGVPTDQVAAYYKSRAKHEVGLIITEGTFIDEPSASPSSNYPNFFGGASLRGWKKVLEAVHTTDCKIAPQLWHVGMARPFKGENLPNPELPPIGPSGIDVNTLEQTAEPMSIAKIEEVIDAFARAAADAKRLGFDGVELHGAHGYLIDQFFWKETNRRTDEYGGDLVGRTRFASSIVHAVRKAVGSQFPIIFRFSQWKTGHYDAKLAHTPVELEDFLTPLTEAGVDIFDCSTRRFWEPEFEGSRLNLAGWTKKLTGKPSISVGSVGLKGDFTNAFDGGPEAEAASVEPLVERLKAGEFDLIAVGRALLADAEWAEKIRHAREKDIHLFTKEDLKTLK, encoded by the coding sequence ATGAACGCACAGGACGAACTCAAGATCAGGGACATGGAAATTCTGTTCCAGCCTTTTCATTCACGCAAGCTCGACACTCCCACCCGCATCGTTCTCCCGGCCATGACCCGGGGATTTTCTCCCAGCGGGGTTCCTACGGACCAGGTGGCCGCCTATTACAAGAGCCGGGCAAAACATGAAGTAGGGCTCATCATCACGGAGGGCACCTTTATTGACGAACCCAGCGCCTCCCCTTCCTCCAATTACCCCAATTTCTTCGGCGGGGCCTCCCTGCGGGGATGGAAAAAGGTGTTGGAAGCCGTTCATACCACGGATTGCAAAATAGCCCCCCAGCTTTGGCACGTGGGCATGGCCCGGCCCTTCAAGGGAGAGAACCTGCCCAATCCGGAACTGCCTCCCATCGGACCATCCGGAATTGACGTGAACACGCTGGAACAAACGGCGGAGCCCATGAGCATCGCCAAGATTGAAGAAGTCATCGACGCTTTCGCGCGCGCCGCGGCGGATGCCAAACGGCTGGGCTTTGACGGTGTGGAACTGCATGGAGCGCACGGCTACCTGATCGACCAGTTTTTCTGGAAGGAGACCAACAGGCGCACGGACGAATACGGCGGAGACCTGGTGGGCCGCACCCGTTTTGCCAGCAGCATTGTCCATGCCGTACGCAAGGCGGTCGGCAGCCAGTTCCCCATCATCTTCCGCTTCTCCCAATGGAAAACCGGCCATTACGATGCCAAGCTGGCGCACACCCCCGTGGAACTGGAAGATTTTCTGACACCCCTGACGGAAGCGGGCGTGGACATTTTTGACTGTTCCACGCGCCGGTTCTGGGAACCGGAGTTTGAAGGTTCCCGCCTCAACCTGGCCGGCTGGACCAAGAAGCTTACTGGAAAGCCCTCCATCTCCGTCGGTTCCGTGGGACTCAAGGGGGATTTTACGAATGCCTTTGACGGCGGCCCGGAAGCGGAGGCCGCCAGTGTGGAACCACTGGTGGAACGGCTGAAAGCCGGGGAGTTCGACCTCATTGCCGTAGGGCGCGCCCTGCTGGCGGATGCGGAATGGGCGGAAAAGATACGCCATGCCCGTGAAAAGGACATCCACCTGTTCACGAAGGAAGACCTGAAAACGCTGAAATAG
- a CDS encoding anthranilate synthase component II, whose translation MSQPNVWIIDHRDSFTWNLAELVRVTGMAVPRVVSNLSPELEQAVQAAEKLILSPGPGTVEDECHQATFRLLDRLPPCTPVLGVCLGHQILGIRFGARLEHLSQPLHGVREPIRRTESCPLLEGLPEEFPAGLYHSWRLAATPWPEELVVTARDSGGNIQAIRHRSRPLYGIQFHPESILTPDGKSLLRNFLSLPANAVEGSPASNESMIHSQHQG comes from the coding sequence ATGAGTCAACCGAACGTCTGGATCATCGACCACCGGGATTCCTTTACCTGGAATCTCGCGGAACTCGTCAGAGTGACGGGAATGGCCGTTCCGCGCGTGGTCTCCAACCTTTCGCCGGAACTGGAACAGGCGGTTCAGGCGGCAGAAAAACTCATCCTGTCCCCCGGGCCCGGAACGGTGGAGGACGAATGCCACCAGGCAACCTTCCGCCTTCTGGACCGCCTGCCCCCCTGCACTCCGGTGCTGGGCGTATGCCTGGGGCACCAGATCCTGGGCATACGCTTCGGGGCCCGGCTGGAACATCTCTCCCAGCCGCTTCACGGGGTCCGTGAACCCATACGCCGGACGGAGAGCTGCCCCCTTCTGGAGGGGCTGCCGGAGGAATTCCCCGCAGGCCTGTACCATTCCTGGCGTCTTGCCGCCACTCCCTGGCCGGAGGAACTGGTCGTCACCGCAAGGGATTCCGGGGGAAACATCCAGGCCATTCGCCACAGGTCCCGCCCCCTTTACGGCATCCAGTTTCATCCGGAATCCATCCTGACGCCGGACGGGAAGTCCCTGCTCCGGAATTTCCTGTCTCTTCCGGCAAATGCGGTTGAGGGGAGTCCTGCCTCAAACGAATCAATGATCCACAGCCAGCATCAGGGATGA
- a CDS encoding aminodeoxychorismate synthase component I, which yields MYTREETILRMNALGRAERPFFFVISHDLEHNLLFELPETGHERMAAFSLPLGGMGEQGNWPPLPERLRFIPSPCSMARYAASFASVRNHLMRGDSYLLNLCVATPVETNLTLRHLFRFARAPYRMLLGPDARVPGVHGRSCVCFSPEPFVTVRGRSISTFPMKGTAPAATPEARDWLETDEKENRESATIVDLMRNDLSMVAADVQVRRYRYISPVKTRGRTILQCSSEISGRLPEDWRSRLGEILLKLLPAGSVTGAPKEATCRAIAEAEDMERGFYTGIFGFFNGRDLDSAVAIRFMEEDEKGMVYKSGGGITVMSRMEDEYREAIAKVYVPFDF from the coding sequence ATGTACACACGGGAAGAAACCATCCTCCGCATGAATGCCCTGGGCCGTGCGGAACGTCCGTTCTTCTTTGTGATCTCCCATGATCTGGAGCACAACCTCCTGTTTGAGCTTCCGGAAACGGGGCACGAACGTATGGCGGCTTTTTCCCTGCCGCTGGGAGGCATGGGGGAGCAGGGCAACTGGCCGCCGCTTCCGGAACGGCTGCGGTTCATCCCTTCCCCCTGTTCCATGGCCCGGTATGCGGCGTCCTTCGCCTCCGTCCGGAACCATCTGATGAGGGGGGACTCCTACCTGCTGAATTTATGCGTGGCGACCCCCGTGGAAACCAACCTGACGCTGCGCCATCTGTTCCGGTTCGCACGGGCTCCCTACCGGATGCTGCTGGGGCCGGACGCCCGTGTTCCCGGCGTGCATGGCCGCAGCTGCGTCTGCTTCTCTCCGGAACCGTTTGTCACGGTACGCGGGCGGTCCATTTCCACGTTTCCGATGAAGGGAACGGCTCCTGCCGCCACGCCGGAAGCCCGCGACTGGCTGGAGACGGATGAAAAGGAAAACCGGGAATCCGCCACCATTGTGGACCTGATGCGCAATGATCTCTCCATGGTGGCGGCAGATGTGCAAGTCAGGCGCTACCGCTACATCAGCCCGGTAAAAACGCGCGGAAGAACCATCCTGCAATGCAGTTCCGAGATTTCAGGCCGCCTGCCGGAAGACTGGCGTTCCCGCCTGGGGGAAATCCTGCTGAAGCTGCTGCCCGCCGGGAGTGTGACCGGAGCGCCCAAGGAGGCCACCTGCCGGGCCATTGCGGAGGCGGAGGACATGGAGCGGGGGTTTTACACCGGGATTTTCGGTTTCTTCAACGGGCGGGATTTGGATTCCGCCGTCGCCATCCGCTTCATGGAAGAGGATGAAAAGGGAATGGTGTACAAAAGCGGAGGCGGCATCACCGTCATGAGCCGCATGGAAGATGAATACCGGGAAGCTATTGCCAAAGTTTATGTGCCGTTTGATTTTTGA
- a CDS encoding aminotransferase class IV, which translates to MCRLIFETVKWEDGAPCLLPWHQRRVEAAMNLHGAEGSAVPDLASVLAACPGPEGRGIYKCHITYDTQGKACRPVFEPYRPRLVKRLACVEIPRLDYFCKWEDRTELQAAGLGLGEDEEVLILRHGQVTDTRYSNVVFGDGSSWVTPETFLLPGTKRAFLLACGAIEELSIKAEDIKKFRFCSLINAMLDPGDVVVRTEDIVYP; encoded by the coding sequence ATGTGCCGTTTGATTTTTGAAACCGTCAAATGGGAGGATGGCGCTCCCTGCCTGCTCCCCTGGCATCAGCGGAGGGTGGAAGCCGCCATGAACCTTCACGGAGCGGAAGGCTCCGCCGTTCCCGATCTGGCCTCCGTGCTGGCGGCCTGTCCGGGGCCGGAAGGCCGCGGCATTTACAAATGCCATATCACGTATGATACGCAGGGAAAGGCGTGCCGTCCCGTCTTTGAACCTTACCGTCCCCGGCTGGTGAAAAGGTTGGCATGCGTGGAAATTCCACGGCTGGATTACTTCTGCAAGTGGGAGGACCGGACGGAGCTTCAGGCGGCAGGGCTGGGGTTGGGAGAGGATGAAGAAGTGCTGATCCTCCGGCACGGGCAGGTGACGGATACGCGGTACAGCAACGTCGTGTTCGGGGACGGCTCCTCCTGGGTGACTCCGGAAACTTTTCTGCTTCCCGGCACCAAGCGCGCATTCCTGCTGGCATGCGGAGCCATTGAAGAGCTTTCCATCAAAGCGGAGGATATAAAAAAATTCCGCTTCTGTTCCCTGATTAACGCCATGCTGGACCCCGGCGACGTGGTGGTGCGGACGGAGGATATCGTCTATCCTTAA
- a CDS encoding GmrSD restriction endonuclease domain-containing protein produces the protein MTGEKFTLMQYSVSAVLGLIEAEDFVIPEIQRPFVWKRSQVRDLIDSLYNGYPTGYIITWKNPDVKTKDGGKANGKKVLIDGQQRVTALMAAIAGKEVLDEDFNKDRVKIAFNPLADDPSKRFAVQDASHLKDKRWIPDISIVFDADFDAFEFSVEYCTINEGIKPNIINKSIASLKGIANRQIGVIELDATLDIDEVTEIFIRINSKGTSLSQSDFVMSKMAADMEHEGSMMRKTVDYFCHLAVKPDFYSLLVRDEEFQNSKYADKIKWLAHDYDDIYDPDYGDMLRVSFMHQFRRGKLADLVSLLSGRDFETKEYRDDIVAESYRKLDAGIVQFINQHNFTQFVMALKGAGFVSSKQLNSQMTLDFAYTLYLMLRSDPTIPNEQIKRHVQKWFVLSTLTSRYIGSPETQMDRDMRNIEEKGFLNFKTEVEASALSETFWTVTLPQNLETSSVNSPAFNTFLAAQINLNCNSLLMKGTKVSDLITISGDVHHIFPRNYLKKNGIDNKTKYNQVANYIYLDTQVNKAIGDDPPSVYFAKVQEQCGTKAITLGNISDEEMLYRNLEENSIPQNIVSMDISDYESFLQERRKLMAKLMQRYYQEL, from the coding sequence ATGACCGGTGAAAAATTCACGTTGATGCAATATTCCGTCAGCGCCGTCTTGGGGCTGATAGAAGCGGAAGATTTCGTTATACCAGAAATTCAGCGCCCCTTTGTCTGGAAACGAAGCCAAGTACGGGATTTAATTGATTCCTTATATAACGGCTACCCTACGGGCTATATCATTACTTGGAAGAATCCTGACGTGAAAACCAAGGATGGAGGAAAAGCCAACGGAAAAAAAGTACTTATCGACGGACAGCAACGTGTAACCGCCCTGATGGCCGCTATCGCCGGCAAAGAAGTCCTGGATGAAGATTTTAATAAAGACCGCGTCAAAATCGCCTTCAATCCTCTTGCTGATGATCCGAGCAAGCGTTTTGCGGTTCAAGACGCTTCTCATTTAAAAGACAAACGATGGATACCGGATATTTCCATCGTATTTGATGCCGATTTCGATGCGTTCGAGTTCTCCGTTGAATATTGTACCATCAATGAAGGAATCAAACCCAACATAATCAATAAATCCATTGCCTCTCTAAAAGGAATCGCCAACAGGCAAATTGGCGTGATTGAGCTGGATGCTACATTGGATATTGATGAAGTAACTGAAATTTTCATTCGTATCAATTCCAAAGGAACGTCTCTCAGCCAATCAGACTTTGTCATGTCCAAGATGGCCGCGGACATGGAACATGAAGGCAGTATGATGCGTAAAACAGTGGACTATTTCTGCCATCTGGCCGTGAAACCTGATTTTTACTCCTTATTGGTACGTGATGAGGAATTCCAGAATTCCAAGTATGCGGATAAAATCAAGTGGCTGGCTCATGATTATGATGACATTTACGATCCCGATTACGGCGATATGCTACGGGTATCATTCATGCACCAGTTCCGCAGAGGAAAACTTGCTGATTTGGTCAGCTTATTGTCCGGGAGGGATTTCGAAACCAAGGAATACCGGGATGATATCGTAGCGGAATCCTACCGGAAACTGGATGCCGGCATTGTACAATTTATCAACCAGCACAATTTTACACAATTTGTAATGGCCCTTAAGGGTGCGGGCTTTGTCTCCAGCAAACAGTTGAATTCACAAATGACGTTGGATTTTGCTTACACTTTGTATCTGATGCTGCGGAGTGATCCAACCATTCCAAACGAACAAATCAAACGGCATGTTCAAAAATGGTTCGTCCTCTCCACCCTAACTTCAAGATACATCGGATCTCCGGAGACGCAGATGGACCGTGATATGCGCAATATCGAAGAAAAAGGCTTCCTGAATTTCAAAACAGAAGTGGAGGCCTCTGCCCTATCGGAAACATTTTGGACGGTTACGCTGCCTCAGAACCTGGAAACGTCTTCTGTAAACAGTCCCGCCTTCAATACCTTCCTTGCTGCTCAAATTAACCTGAACTGCAATTCCCTGCTGATGAAAGGGACTAAAGTCTCCGATCTCATTACCATTTCAGGAGACGTGCACCATATTTTTCCGCGCAATTATCTGAAAAAGAACGGCATTGATAATAAGACAAAATATAATCAGGTAGCCAATTATATCTATCTTGATACGCAGGTAAATAAAGCCATTGGAGACGATCCTCCCTCTGTCTATTTTGCCAAAGTACAAGAGCAATGCGGGACTAAAGCCATTACACTCGGAAATATTTCCGACGAAGAAATGCTTTACCGCAATCTGGAGGAAAACAGTATCCCTCAAAATATTGTCAGCATGGATATAAGTGATTACGAATCATTCCTTCAAGAACGCCGCAAACTGATGGCGAAGCTGATGCAACGGTATTATCAGGAATTGTAG